In Flavobacterium lacustre, a genomic segment contains:
- the rpiB gene encoding ribose 5-phosphate isomerase B yields MKISIGNDHAGPEYKKAIVEMLKARGHEVTNYGTDSEDSVDYPDFGHPVATDVSEGKADFGIVICGSGNGIAMTVNKHSKVRAGLCWTKEIAYLTRLHNDANIVSIPARFTSIPQAVEIVETFLDTEFEGGRHQNRVNKISC; encoded by the coding sequence ATGAAAATTTCAATAGGAAACGATCACGCTGGTCCAGAATATAAAAAAGCAATTGTCGAAATGCTAAAAGCTAGAGGACATGAAGTAACAAATTACGGAACAGATTCTGAAGATAGTGTTGATTATCCGGATTTTGGTCATCCTGTTGCAACAGATGTTTCTGAAGGAAAAGCTGATTTTGGAATTGTCATCTGCGGAAGCGGAAACGGTATCGCAATGACAGTTAATAAACATTCAAAAGTGCGTGCCGGCCTTTGTTGGACTAAAGAAATTGCTTATTTAACAAGACTTCATAATGACGCTAATATTGTAAGTATTCCAGCGCGTTTTACCTCTATTCCTCAAGCGGTAGAAATAGTTGAAACATTTTTAGATACTGAATTTGAAGGTGGAAGACATCAAAACAGAGTGAATAAAATTTCTTGTTAG
- a CDS encoding DUF1294 domain-containing protein, which translates to MPIIFYYFFILSFLAFAITGYDKLLAIKSKRRISEKTLLTFVFMGGTIGSGLAMLIFKHKTSKESYLLKFWGIIVIQILMVFGLFYFRIVKY; encoded by the coding sequence ATGCCGATAATATTCTACTATTTTTTTATACTTAGCTTTTTGGCTTTTGCCATAACGGGCTATGATAAATTATTAGCTATAAAAAGTAAAAGGAGAATTTCCGAAAAAACACTTTTAACCTTTGTTTTTATGGGCGGAACTATTGGTTCCGGATTAGCCATGCTTATTTTTAAACACAAAACTTCAAAAGAAAGCTATCTTTTGAAGTTTTGGGGAATTATTGTAATCCAAATTTTAATGGTTTTTGGATTGTTTTATTTTAGAATAGTAAAATACTAA
- a CDS encoding Tex family protein, translating into MTNIQFISKYVATPAINIQNTVQLLQEDCTIPFISRYRKDKTGNLDEVFIEQIAKFQKEYELVVKRKEAILKSIQEQNALTPELDKKIQQSFDLQELEDFYLPFKKKKKTKADVARENGLEPLAKIIMAQNNDDVDFISTKYLNENVINEDAALQGARDIIAEWINENIYVRKQLRRLYERKATITTKVVKTKKDEEAAQKFNQYFDWSEPLSKAPSHRLLAMLRAENEGFIKFKVEVDIDEAYDIIDELILKSQNSTTPHVQLAIEDSYKRLLNPAISNEALQEAKAKADTNSIQVFANNLGQLLLAPPLGEKRILAIDPGFRSGCKVVCLDEKGDLLYNETIYPHAPQKEEVMAMKKIRSMVNSYKIDAISIGNGTASRETEFFIKKIAFDKPVQVFIVSEAGASVYSASKIAREEFPNFDVTVRGSVSIGRRLSDPLAELVKIDPKAIGVGQYQHDVDQTKLKEELDNTVIRCVNSVGININTASKHLLSYVSGIGEKLAENIVNYRSENGPFEDRKQLKKVPRLGEKAYQQGVAFIRISNAKNPLDNSAVHPEAYGIVEKMAKDLKLTVHDLIANKEKTALIKPENYITPEIGLLTLKDIIKELEKPGLDPRKSAKVFEFDPDVKTIKDVKTGMVLPGIVNNITNFGCFVDIGIKESGLVHISQLKAGFVSDVNEVVKLHQHVQVKVTEVDEDRKRIQLSMVL; encoded by the coding sequence ATGACTAACATACAATTCATCTCAAAATACGTTGCTACACCAGCGATAAACATTCAAAATACGGTTCAATTATTACAGGAAGATTGTACGATTCCGTTTATTTCACGTTATCGAAAAGACAAAACGGGAAATCTTGACGAGGTTTTTATTGAACAAATCGCAAAGTTTCAAAAAGAGTATGAATTGGTTGTAAAACGAAAAGAAGCTATCTTAAAATCAATTCAGGAACAAAATGCGCTTACGCCAGAATTAGATAAAAAAATCCAACAGAGTTTTGATTTACAGGAATTGGAAGATTTTTATCTGCCATTTAAAAAGAAGAAAAAAACCAAAGCCGATGTAGCTCGTGAAAACGGATTAGAACCATTGGCCAAAATCATTATGGCGCAAAATAATGATGATGTCGACTTTATTTCGACTAAATATTTGAATGAAAATGTCATCAATGAAGACGCCGCTTTACAAGGCGCCAGAGATATTATTGCCGAATGGATTAATGAAAATATTTATGTTCGAAAACAACTCCGAAGATTGTACGAACGAAAAGCAACGATAACCACCAAAGTAGTAAAAACCAAAAAAGACGAAGAAGCGGCCCAAAAATTCAATCAATATTTTGATTGGTCAGAACCGTTAAGTAAAGCGCCTTCCCATCGATTATTAGCCATGCTTCGTGCTGAAAATGAAGGTTTTATTAAGTTTAAAGTAGAAGTTGATATTGACGAAGCGTATGATATTATTGATGAATTAATTTTAAAAAGTCAAAATAGCACCACGCCTCACGTACAATTAGCCATTGAAGACAGTTACAAACGATTATTGAATCCGGCCATTTCTAATGAAGCTTTACAAGAAGCCAAAGCCAAAGCTGATACCAATTCGATTCAGGTTTTTGCTAATAATTTAGGACAATTATTGTTGGCGCCGCCTTTGGGCGAAAAACGTATTTTGGCTATTGATCCAGGATTTCGTTCCGGTTGTAAAGTAGTTTGTCTGGACGAAAAAGGGGATTTGTTGTACAACGAAACCATTTATCCGCATGCGCCACAAAAGGAAGAAGTCATGGCGATGAAAAAAATTCGTTCGATGGTTAATTCCTATAAAATTGATGCCATTTCTATTGGAAACGGAACTGCTTCTCGCGAAACGGAGTTTTTTATAAAGAAAATTGCTTTTGATAAACCGGTTCAGGTTTTCATTGTTTCTGAGGCTGGAGCTTCTGTGTATTCTGCTTCGAAAATTGCGAGAGAGGAATTCCCTAATTTTGATGTTACCGTCCGAGGTTCGGTTTCTATAGGACGTCGATTGTCAGATCCGTTGGCCGAATTGGTGAAAATTGACCCGAAAGCCATTGGCGTAGGCCAATACCAACATGATGTGGATCAAACTAAACTCAAGGAAGAACTGGATAATACGGTGATTCGTTGTGTGAATTCGGTTGGGATAAATATCAATACAGCGAGTAAACATTTGTTGAGTTATGTGAGCGGAATAGGAGAGAAGCTAGCCGAAAATATTGTAAATTATCGTTCCGAAAATGGTCCTTTTGAAGATCGAAAACAACTTAAGAAAGTGCCTCGTTTAGGTGAAAAAGCGTATCAGCAAGGCGTTGCTTTTATTCGAATTTCGAATGCAAAAAATCCTTTGGATAATTCTGCAGTTCATCCTGAAGCCTATGGAATTGTTGAAAAAATGGCTAAAGATTTGAAACTGACTGTGCATGATTTGATTGCCAACAAAGAAAAAACAGCTCTGATTAAACCAGAAAATTACATCACTCCGGAAATAGGGTTATTAACGTTGAAAGACATTATCAAAGAACTCGAAAAACCAGGATTAGATCCTAGAAAATCTGCTAAAGTTTTTGAATTTGATCCGGATGTAAAAACGATAAAAGATGTAAAAACGGGAATGGTTTTACCCGGAATTGTGAATAACATTACTAATTTTGGTTGTTTTGTAGATATTGGAATCAAAGAAAGCGGTTTGGTTCACATTTCCCAACTCAAAGCTGGTTTTGTGAGTGATGTGAATGAAGTAGTCAAATTACACCAACACGTTCAGGTAAAAGTGACGGAGGTCGACGAAGACAGAAAACGGATTCAGCTTTCGATGGTTTTGTAA
- the tatA gene encoding twin-arginine translocase TatA/TatE family subunit, which translates to MGRLGVTEILIILAVVLLLFGGKKIPELMKGLGSGIKEFKNAAKDDQSADKKEETKE; encoded by the coding sequence ATGGGAAGATTAGGTGTTACAGAAATCCTTATTATATTGGCTGTTGTTTTATTACTTTTTGGAGGTAAAAAAATTCCAGAATTAATGAAAGGTTTAGGAAGCGGAATCAAAGAATTCAAAAACGCGGCCAAAGATGATCAGTCAGCTGACAAAAAAGAAGAAACTAAAGAATAA
- a CDS encoding peptidase, with protein sequence MSGKRLKRKKLKENLFNKRRLIILNEDTFEETFSLKLTLMNVFVVATLGAIIITFVTTFIIAFTPLREFIPGYSSSKLKREATELALKSDSLSRALKKNEAYIQSIQKVLTGELEFSKFNKDSILSAAAQAPSPTNLSASKEELELREQVAKEEKKQSSKKAN encoded by the coding sequence ATGTCTGGTAAACGACTAAAACGCAAAAAACTCAAAGAAAATTTATTCAATAAAAGACGTTTAATAATACTTAACGAAGATACTTTTGAAGAAACTTTTTCGTTGAAACTTACTTTGATGAATGTTTTCGTGGTAGCTACTTTGGGCGCCATAATTATTACATTCGTTACCACTTTTATTATTGCTTTTACTCCATTAAGGGAATTTATTCCGGGTTATTCTTCTTCGAAATTAAAAAGAGAAGCCACGGAATTAGCCTTAAAATCAGATTCGTTGTCCCGCGCATTAAAGAAAAATGAAGCCTATATTCAATCGATTCAAAAAGTATTGACCGGCGAGTTAGAATTCTCAAAATTCAATAAAGATTCTATACTTTCGGCTGCGGCACAAGCGCCTTCACCAACAAATTTATCAGCATCAAAAGAAGAATTGGAGTTGCGGGAACAAGTGGCAAAAGAAGAAAAAAAACAATCTTCGAAAAAAGCGAATTAA
- a CDS encoding GH3 family domain-containing protein, with product MSIKSTAAKLFAQKIYKKTQLWAQHPVETQKKVFLQLIKEAKKTQFGLDHHFDTIKTHEDFANHVPIRDYEGLKSYVDKVVKGEANILWKGKPLYFAKTSGTTSGAKYIPLTKESMPFHIEAARNAILHYIHETGNADFVDGKMIFLQGSPILEEKYGIQFGRLSGIVAHFVPKYLQKNRMPSWETNCIEDWETKVNAIVEETFHKDMSVISGIPSWVQMYFEKLQQKGGKPVGEIFKNFNLFIYGGVNYEPYRAKFENLIGRKVDSIELFPASEGFFAYQDSQKEKGMLLLLNSGIFYEFIKSDEFYTENPKRYTIGEVELNVNYVLIISTNAGLWGYNIGDTVQFTSLKPYRVIVSGRIKHYISAFGEHVIGKEVESALQEAMAGTTIRVNEFTVAPQINPAEGLPYHEWFIEFENEPEDSVSFAEAIDNAMRKQNVYYDDLIVGHVLRKVVITKVAKNGFQEYMKSIGKLGGQNKIPRLSNDRKIVDLLNEQ from the coding sequence ATGTCAATAAAATCAACTGCTGCAAAATTATTTGCACAAAAAATATACAAGAAAACGCAGCTTTGGGCGCAGCATCCTGTTGAAACTCAAAAGAAAGTATTTCTGCAATTAATAAAGGAAGCCAAGAAAACGCAATTTGGTCTTGACCATCATTTTGATACCATCAAAACGCATGAAGATTTTGCCAATCATGTACCCATTCGCGATTATGAAGGCTTGAAATCGTATGTTGATAAAGTGGTAAAAGGAGAAGCAAATATTCTCTGGAAAGGAAAACCGCTTTATTTTGCTAAAACTTCAGGAACTACTTCGGGGGCAAAATATATTCCGCTTACCAAGGAATCCATGCCATTTCATATTGAAGCAGCCAGAAACGCGATTTTGCATTACATTCACGAAACCGGAAATGCTGATTTTGTTGACGGGAAAATGATTTTCTTGCAAGGAAGTCCAATTCTTGAAGAAAAATACGGAATACAATTTGGACGATTGTCTGGAATTGTGGCACATTTTGTTCCAAAGTATTTGCAAAAAAACCGAATGCCGTCTTGGGAAACGAATTGCATCGAAGACTGGGAAACTAAAGTCAATGCGATTGTTGAAGAAACATTTCATAAAGACATGTCGGTGATTTCAGGAATTCCGTCCTGGGTACAAATGTATTTTGAAAAACTACAGCAAAAAGGAGGGAAGCCTGTGGGGGAAATCTTCAAAAACTTCAATTTGTTTATTTACGGAGGTGTAAATTATGAACCGTATCGCGCTAAATTCGAAAATCTGATTGGTCGAAAAGTAGATAGCATAGAGTTGTTTCCGGCTTCGGAAGGATTTTTTGCGTATCAGGATTCCCAAAAAGAAAAGGGAATGTTGTTGCTTTTGAATTCCGGAATTTTCTATGAATTTATAAAAAGTGATGAATTTTATACCGAAAATCCAAAACGCTACACGATTGGCGAAGTAGAATTGAATGTAAATTATGTATTGATTATTTCTACCAATGCCGGACTTTGGGGATACAATATTGGGGATACTGTGCAGTTTACTTCTTTGAAACCGTATCGCGTAATTGTTTCGGGAAGAATTAAACATTACATATCAGCCTTTGGCGAACATGTTATTGGTAAAGAAGTAGAAAGCGCATTGCAGGAAGCGATGGCGGGAACTACAATTCGGGTGAATGAGTTTACCGTGGCGCCTCAAATTAATCCTGCCGAAGGATTACCCTATCACGAATGGTTCATTGAATTTGAAAACGAACCGGAAGACAGCGTATCTTTTGCGGAAGCGATAGACAACGCCATGCGAAAACAAAATGTGTATTATGACGATTTGATTGTGGGACATGTATTGCGAAAAGTCGTGATTACAAAAGTGGCCAAAAACGGGTTTCAGGAATATATGAAGTCAATAGGAAAATTGGGCGGTCAAAATAAAATCCCAAGACTTTCGAATGACAGAAAAATAGTGGATTTATTAAACGAGCAATAA
- a CDS encoding DUF6909 family protein has product MKETKNISRSRAQESSAAIEKMYITMRHLFNRGFYKPMGISGDTLREALMALRPEIYGNIAEEKVELNGLLYVIERLPVGIEECRFINLTSDEGYSKSHFQAIVPPKRRRNCYRIDEEQMNVEITRGRSDIYDILTHLTFIFIESHKIRNRVLLDDGGEVSRDWLKLEQAVLQTKKLSLVDKEKAISHAANILGRTFEEVLDIYEAFGSETAPDRFLHVVFWLGKLAIEEVVENNKRTITFSPILRERLGHHIHGEIWATNIKEVLKANQLLDRPIHVISANMHSVMNSIFATPVLKTKFKDKSDFFIYEELSKSGANEVRNKVEEVAQKHGMIFLPDTSGTNIDVQIFDTAKIDWSTTSFPNAAIGDEKPVLIVMDYAFGEQAYETIDELLKPYKKDTLLNVKSVSIMGKAGILEGGKGDIMIPNAHINEGTADNYFFENKLTADMFEGNDIAVFAGPMVTVLGTSLQNRDLLKFFHESTWGVIGLEMEGSYYQKAIQSASKIRKSVPQDIQVRYAYYASDNPLETGSTLASGGLGTTGVKPTYLITIKILEQIFNVK; this is encoded by the coding sequence ATGAAAGAGACTAAAAATATATCACGATCCAGAGCGCAAGAATCATCGGCTGCCATTGAAAAAATGTACATCACGATGCGCCATTTATTCAACAGAGGTTTTTATAAACCAATGGGAATTTCCGGCGATACGTTACGAGAGGCTTTGATGGCTTTACGACCTGAAATTTATGGTAATATTGCCGAAGAAAAAGTAGAATTAAACGGACTTTTATATGTTATAGAGCGTCTTCCGGTAGGAATTGAAGAATGTAGATTTATCAATTTAACTTCGGATGAAGGGTATTCAAAATCACATTTTCAGGCGATTGTACCGCCAAAAAGACGTCGCAATTGTTATCGAATTGACGAAGAACAAATGAACGTGGAAATTACGCGCGGACGCTCAGATATTTATGATATTTTGACACATTTGACGTTTATTTTCATCGAATCCCATAAGATTAGAAATCGAGTTTTATTAGACGATGGCGGTGAAGTTTCCCGAGATTGGTTAAAACTGGAACAAGCGGTATTGCAAACCAAAAAACTTTCGCTTGTTGATAAAGAAAAGGCAATTTCACATGCTGCGAATATTCTGGGAAGAACATTTGAGGAAGTTTTGGATATTTATGAAGCGTTTGGTTCAGAAACTGCGCCAGACCGATTTTTGCATGTTGTTTTTTGGTTGGGAAAATTAGCCATTGAGGAAGTGGTTGAGAATAATAAGAGAACCATCACCTTTAGTCCAATTCTTAGAGAGCGATTGGGACATCATATTCATGGGGAAATTTGGGCGACAAATATTAAGGAGGTTTTGAAAGCGAATCAACTTTTAGACCGACCAATTCACGTGATTAGCGCCAATATGCACAGTGTGATGAACTCTATTTTTGCTACTCCGGTTTTGAAAACCAAGTTCAAAGATAAATCTGATTTCTTTATTTATGAAGAATTGAGCAAGTCCGGTGCGAATGAAGTTCGAAATAAAGTGGAAGAAGTGGCTCAAAAACACGGAATGATTTTTTTACCGGACACTTCGGGAACGAATATAGATGTGCAAATTTTTGACACCGCCAAAATAGATTGGAGTACAACATCGTTTCCAAATGCAGCCATCGGAGATGAAAAACCGGTATTGATAGTCATGGATTATGCGTTTGGAGAGCAGGCTTATGAAACGATTGACGAGTTGTTGAAACCGTATAAAAAAGACACACTTTTGAATGTGAAATCGGTTTCGATAATGGGAAAAGCCGGAATTCTCGAAGGTGGAAAAGGCGATATTATGATTCCGAACGCCCACATTAATGAAGGAACTGCGGATAATTATTTTTTCGAAAATAAATTAACTGCGGATATGTTCGAAGGAAATGACATTGCTGTTTTTGCAGGTCCAATGGTAACTGTTTTAGGAACTTCATTGCAAAACCGCGATTTATTGAAGTTTTTTCACGAATCGACTTGGGGCGTTATCGGACTGGAAATGGAAGGTTCTTACTATCAGAAAGCCATTCAATCTGCTTCGAAAATCAGAAAAAGTGTGCCACAGGATATTCAGGTGAGATATGCGTATTACGCTTCGGATAATCCATTGGAAACCGGAAGTACTCTGGCTTCAGGAGGATTAGGGACAACGGGAGTTAAACCAACCTATTTGATTACTATTAAGATATTAGAACAAATTTTTAACGTAAAATAA
- the rfbA gene encoding glucose-1-phosphate thymidylyltransferase RfbA, whose product MKGIILAGGSGTRLHPLTLAVSKQLMPIYDKPMIYYPLSSLMWAGIREILIISTPHDLPLFRQLLGDGTKLGCRFEYAVQEHPNGLAEAFIIGKEFIGKEKVALVLGDNIFYGTGLSDLLQANNNPDGGIIYAYHVNDPERYGVVDFDANGNVLSIEEKPLVPKSNYAVPGIYFYDNDVVEIAANIKPSQRGEIEITDVNKEYLRRGKLKVSILDRGTAWFDTGTFNSLMQASQFVQVIEERQGLKIGSIEEAAYRMGYIDAEQLKKIAEPLLKSGYGTHLLDII is encoded by the coding sequence ATGAAAGGAATTATATTAGCTGGAGGTTCAGGTACCCGATTGCATCCGCTTACGCTTGCAGTCAGTAAACAGTTGATGCCAATTTATGATAAACCGATGATTTATTATCCGTTATCCTCTTTGATGTGGGCAGGAATCAGAGAGATTTTAATTATTTCGACGCCTCATGATTTGCCTTTGTTCAGACAATTATTGGGTGATGGAACGAAACTGGGTTGTCGTTTTGAATATGCTGTTCAGGAACACCCAAACGGTTTGGCGGAAGCCTTTATCATTGGAAAAGAGTTTATCGGAAAAGAAAAAGTGGCATTGGTGCTGGGAGACAATATTTTTTACGGAACCGGATTGTCTGATTTATTGCAGGCCAATAATAATCCGGATGGCGGAATCATTTATGCCTATCACGTAAACGATCCTGAGCGCTACGGCGTAGTTGATTTTGATGCTAATGGGAACGTACTTTCTATTGAAGAAAAACCATTGGTGCCCAAATCAAATTATGCTGTTCCCGGGATTTATTTTTATGATAATGATGTGGTTGAAATTGCTGCTAATATAAAACCAAGTCAACGCGGCGAAATAGAAATCACGGATGTCAATAAAGAATACCTGCGTAGAGGAAAATTAAAAGTGAGTATTCTAGACCGAGGAACCGCTTGGTTTGATACCGGAACGTTCAATTCTTTGATGCAGGCTTCTCAATTTGTTCAAGTAATTGAAGAACGTCAGGGATTAAAAATTGGTTCTATAGAAGAAGCGGCATACCGAATGGGCTACATTGATGCCGAACAATTAAAAAAAATAGCAGAGCCCTTATTAAAAAGTGGCTACGGAACACATTTATTAGATATAATTTAA
- the rfbC gene encoding dTDP-4-dehydrorhamnose 3,5-epimerase codes for MNFISTKLEGCFIIEPKIIQDERGYFMESFNEKTFQKGVNHPVHFVQDNQSFSTKGVLRGLHYQTGVHAQAKLVRVLQGEVLDVAVDIRPGSATFGQHISVVLSGENQTQFFVPRGFAHGFLVLSETATFFYKCDNFYNKESEGGIKFNDPELNIDWQFPETELLISQKDQILPTLENAKKIW; via the coding sequence ATGAATTTTATTAGCACGAAACTTGAAGGCTGTTTCATTATTGAACCGAAAATAATTCAAGATGAAAGAGGTTATTTTATGGAAAGTTTCAATGAAAAAACCTTTCAAAAAGGAGTCAATCACCCCGTTCATTTTGTACAAGACAATCAATCATTTTCTACAAAAGGAGTGCTTCGCGGATTGCATTATCAAACAGGAGTTCATGCACAAGCCAAGTTAGTACGCGTTTTACAAGGAGAAGTTTTAGATGTTGCGGTGGATATAAGACCTGGTTCTGCAACATTTGGTCAGCATATTTCGGTTGTACTTTCGGGTGAAAATCAAACACAGTTTTTTGTACCAAGAGGGTTTGCTCACGGCTTTTTAGTACTAAGCGAAACAGCAACATTTTTTTATAAATGTGATAATTTTTATAATAAAGAATCGGAAGGCGGTATTAAATTTAATGATCCGGAGCTAAATATAGATTGGCAGTTTCCGGAAACAGAATTACTTATTTCGCAAAAAGATCAAATATTACCCACTTTAGAAAACGCAAAAAAAATATGGTAG
- the rfbD gene encoding dTDP-4-dehydrorhamnose reductase has translation MVVLVTGANGQLGQSLQFIAEKYSQIDFVFCDSKALDITQKTGIESVFNKIKPDFCINTAAYTAVDKAETETEKAEAINATGVKNLAEVCKEFKTQLIHVSTDFVFDGTKKTPYTEEDIPNPKSVYGQTKLDGEKAVQAVLEDYFIIRTSWVYSQFGANFMKTMLRLGAERDSLSVVNDQIGTPTNAVDLAEALVQIVVFVSQHPTHKVSGIYNFSNEGSCSWFDFAQKIFENNTINIDLQPIPTSSYPTPAQRPKYSVLDKTKIKLVFGIAIKGWEESLSNCF, from the coding sequence ATGGTAGTTCTTGTCACGGGTGCCAATGGACAATTAGGACAATCTCTTCAATTTATTGCGGAAAAATATTCTCAAATTGATTTTGTTTTTTGTGATTCTAAAGCGCTTGATATTACTCAAAAAACAGGAATTGAGTCCGTTTTCAACAAAATAAAACCTGATTTTTGTATCAATACTGCAGCTTATACTGCCGTAGACAAAGCAGAAACCGAAACTGAAAAAGCAGAAGCAATCAATGCTACGGGAGTCAAAAATCTGGCTGAGGTTTGCAAAGAGTTTAAGACCCAATTAATTCATGTTTCTACCGATTTTGTTTTTGATGGTACCAAAAAAACACCCTACACAGAAGAAGATATTCCAAATCCGAAAAGTGTATATGGACAAACGAAATTAGACGGAGAAAAGGCAGTTCAAGCCGTTTTGGAAGATTATTTTATCATAAGAACGTCATGGGTTTATTCGCAATTTGGTGCTAATTTCATGAAAACCATGTTGCGACTGGGAGCAGAACGCGATTCTTTATCTGTGGTAAATGACCAAATCGGAACGCCAACAAATGCTGTTGATTTAGCCGAAGCGCTTGTTCAAATCGTAGTATTTGTTAGTCAACACCCCACTCATAAAGTAAGCGGTATTTATAATTTCAGTAACGAAGGTTCTTGCAGCTGGTTTGATTTTGCCCAAAAAATATTCGAAAATAACACTATAAATATTGATTTACAGCCCATTCCAACAAGCAGTTATCCCACACCGGCACAACGACCAAAATATAGTGTTCTGGATAAAACCAAGATTAAATTGGTT